Proteins co-encoded in one Halorussus lipolyticus genomic window:
- a CDS encoding GNAT family N-acetyltransferase, with the protein MNYHYRVCRAETDAEEADALEVRRSVFVEEQGVPEALEIDGKDDEAAHVVAYRDAEDDSTPVGAGRLREIEDGVGKLERIAVLEPHRGEGIGSELVAELEAIADDRGLSMLTMHAQTPVEGMYRKLGYETTSDEFEEAGIPHVEMEKSLS; encoded by the coding sequence ATGAACTACCACTACCGAGTCTGTCGGGCCGAAACCGACGCCGAGGAGGCCGACGCCCTCGAAGTCCGGCGAAGCGTCTTCGTCGAGGAGCAGGGCGTCCCCGAGGCGCTGGAAATCGACGGGAAGGACGACGAGGCCGCCCACGTCGTCGCCTATCGAGATGCCGAGGACGATTCGACGCCGGTCGGGGCGGGCCGACTGCGGGAAATCGAGGACGGCGTCGGCAAACTCGAACGCATCGCGGTGCTGGAACCCCACCGCGGGGAGGGAATCGGGAGCGAACTCGTGGCCGAACTCGAAGCCATCGCCGACGACAGGGGCCTCTCGATGCTGACCATGCACGCCCAGACCCCCGTCGAAGGGATGTATCGAAAACTCGGCTACGAGACCACCAGCGACGAGTTCGAGGAGGCCGGGATTCCCCACGTCGAGATGGAGAAATCGCTGTCGTGA
- the guaB gene encoding IMP dehydrogenase → MERDSDRTGAFTDKLRVPEALTFDDVLLRPKESRVEPDEADVSTRVSTNVELNVPILSAAMDTVTESQMAIAMARQGGLGVLHRNMDVDEVVAEVERVKRADELVIRDVVTADPEQTVREVDAMMDRKGVSGAPVIDDDDQVLGIISGTDIRPYLEVGESDEVREAMTDEVVTAGEDVTPREALELMYEHKIERVPIVDDDERLTGLVTMQGILQRREYGDAARDDNGHLLVGAAVGPFETDRAVAVDEAGADVLFIDCAHAHNRNVIEGAREIRESVEADVVVGNVGTREAAEDIVDFADGIKVGIGPGSICTTRVVSGAGMPQITAVAETADVAAEHDVPVIADGGIRYSGDAIKAIAAGADAVMLGSYFAGTDEAPGRVITVDGKKYKQYRGMGSVGAMQSGDGDRYLKDEPDEEEEYVPEGVEAAEPYKGSLESELHQLVGGMQSGMGYVGAETIPAFKERSEFIRVSSAGQTEGHPHDVMITDEAPNYSPSE, encoded by the coding sequence ATGGAGAGAGATTCTGACCGGACGGGAGCGTTCACCGACAAACTCCGCGTACCGGAGGCGCTGACGTTCGACGACGTACTTCTGCGACCGAAAGAGAGCCGCGTCGAACCCGACGAGGCCGACGTTTCGACTCGCGTCTCGACCAACGTCGAGTTGAACGTCCCGATTCTGTCCGCCGCGATGGACACCGTGACCGAGAGCCAGATGGCCATCGCCATGGCTCGACAGGGTGGTCTGGGCGTCCTCCACCGGAACATGGACGTGGACGAAGTGGTCGCCGAAGTCGAGCGAGTCAAGCGCGCGGACGAACTCGTCATCCGCGACGTCGTGACCGCCGACCCCGAGCAGACCGTCCGCGAAGTGGACGCGATGATGGACCGAAAGGGTGTCTCGGGCGCGCCGGTCATCGATGACGACGACCAAGTACTCGGAATCATCTCGGGTACCGACATCCGGCCCTACCTCGAAGTCGGCGAGAGCGACGAGGTGCGCGAGGCCATGACCGACGAGGTTGTCACGGCCGGCGAGGACGTGACCCCGCGCGAGGCCCTCGAACTGATGTACGAACACAAAATCGAGCGCGTCCCCATCGTGGACGACGACGAGCGACTCACGGGCCTCGTCACCATGCAGGGCATCCTCCAGCGCAGAGAGTACGGTGACGCCGCCCGCGACGACAACGGCCACCTGCTGGTCGGGGCCGCGGTCGGTCCCTTCGAGACGGACCGCGCCGTCGCCGTGGACGAGGCCGGCGCGGACGTGCTGTTCATCGACTGCGCTCACGCCCACAACCGCAACGTCATCGAGGGCGCGCGGGAAATCCGCGAGTCGGTCGAGGCCGACGTGGTGGTCGGCAACGTCGGCACCCGCGAGGCCGCCGAGGACATCGTGGACTTCGCCGACGGCATCAAGGTCGGTATCGGTCCGGGGTCCATCTGTACGACGCGAGTCGTCTCCGGCGCGGGCATGCCCCAGATTACCGCGGTCGCAGAGACCGCCGACGTGGCCGCCGAACACGACGTGCCGGTCATCGCCGACGGTGGCATCCGGTACTCCGGCGACGCCATCAAAGCAATCGCGGCGGGTGCCGACGCCGTGATGCTCGGGTCCTACTTCGCGGGCACCGACGAAGCGCCCGGCCGGGTCATCACGGTTGACGGCAAGAAGTACAAGCAGTACCGCGGCATGGGGTCAGTCGGAGCGATGCAGTCCGGCGACGGCGACCGATACCTCAAGGACGAACCCGACGAGGAGGAAGAATACGTCCCCGAGGGCGTCGAGGCCGCCGAACCCTACAAGGGAAGCCTCGAAAGCGAACTCCACCAACTCGTCGGCGGGATGCAGTCGGGCATGGGCTACGTCGGCGCGGAGACGATTCCGGCGTTCAAGGAGCGTTCGGAGTTCATCCGGGTCTCCTCGGCGGGCCAGACCGAGGGCCACCCCCACGACGTGATGATTACCGACGAGGCTCCGAACTACAGTCCCAGCGAGTAA
- a CDS encoding DUF5794 domain-containing protein: protein MSSSQHPVALRLERQVGGATKLLATVMGLPLVDGIFPALVLAGGVDSIAGMLQVGLLVFGGSATVAVILAEMDGTPRQQAASVLTVGVGIVALAAVEAAFAPTIESVLRPETFKRFAALVMLAIAAKTASSRIGEYLPGPGVIVGLGMIASFQPSGFELAVVDYGLILRATAAAATGVAFALAVALTSPWLRGVVDIDRFRFGSAVALGVLPLSLLGLAPGNAPLAVLAVTSLLAFDPNSAEDPDAESDDDPAEETAATEAMNADAADAADTAPSSDGTQAVATDGSGGSETDDAGYGYPGEEDGDEREPWL from the coding sequence ATGAGTAGCTCACAGCATCCAGTCGCGCTCCGCTTAGAGCGACAGGTAGGCGGCGCGACCAAGTTGCTCGCCACGGTCATGGGCCTCCCGTTGGTAGACGGCATCTTCCCGGCGCTGGTCCTCGCGGGCGGCGTCGATAGCATCGCCGGCATGTTGCAGGTCGGCTTGCTGGTCTTCGGCGGGAGCGCAACCGTCGCGGTCATCCTCGCCGAGATGGACGGGACTCCTCGCCAACAGGCGGCGTCCGTGCTGACCGTCGGCGTCGGCATCGTCGCGCTCGCGGCGGTCGAAGCCGCGTTCGCGCCGACCATCGAGAGCGTCCTCCGGCCCGAGACGTTCAAGCGCTTCGCCGCGCTGGTCATGCTGGCCATCGCCGCCAAAACCGCGAGTTCTCGAATCGGCGAATATCTGCCCGGTCCGGGCGTCATCGTCGGCCTCGGGATGATAGCCAGCTTCCAACCCTCCGGCTTCGAGTTGGCCGTGGTCGATTACGGCCTCATCCTGCGCGCCACGGCGGCCGCCGCGACCGGCGTCGCGTTCGCCCTCGCCGTCGCGCTGACCTCGCCGTGGCTCCGCGGCGTCGTGGACATCGACCGCTTCCGCTTCGGGAGCGCCGTCGCACTTGGCGTCCTGCCCCTGAGCCTGCTGGGTCTCGCCCCCGGCAACGCCCCGCTGGCGGTGCTGGCGGTCACGAGCCTCCTCGCGTTCGACCCCAACTCGGCCGAGGACCCGGACGCAGAGAGCGACGACGACCCCGCCGAGGAGACCGCGGCCACCGAGGCGATGAACGCTGACGCCGCGGACGCGGCCGACACCGCCCCGAGTTCGGACGGCACGCAGGCGGTCGCCACCGATGGCTCGGGCGGCTCTGAGACCGACGACGCGGGCTACGGTTACCCCGGCGAGGAGGACGGCGACGAGCGCGAACCGTGGCTGTAG
- a CDS encoding DUF5795 family protein: MADNRVVQGRMVTPKALAEIIEGEDVMDAESIEDTDRECPDCGEDVLEVGYMPSVTEFVTGWKCQECDWSDTDRE, encoded by the coding sequence ATGGCCGACAACCGCGTCGTGCAGGGTCGCATGGTGACGCCGAAGGCTCTCGCCGAGATAATCGAGGGCGAGGACGTGATGGACGCCGAGTCCATCGAAGACACCGACCGCGAGTGCCCGGACTGCGGCGAGGACGTACTGGAGGTCGGGTACATGCCGAGCGTGACCGAGTTCGTCACCGGCTGGAAGTGCCAAGAGTGTGATTGGTCAGATACCGACCGAGAATAA
- a CDS encoding type 2 lanthipeptide synthetase LanM family protein, with amino-acid sequence MSSVFTEEQRREIAGRARTLAERLDGPANSSGSSPPIDPESVLDEWRSQFPDEESFRARLEHDGLTEEAVREHIAATRWPADEALPEWLDTVSALVRHVQTKGPDRWESVETPDEMPFRELLAAVASFACERLSDAVVPTAATSSLEAQLVERLETRCVRAMYVEFKSFVEVHDAELAATSFDSLTEYPTEYYEQFVAAMFDGGFRNLCLEYPVLARQLATLLDNWRSAVEELCRRLRDDRDALRQRFDLAGDVTDLDPLTTDTHAGGRVPVLVSFEEGSVVYKPRPVGGESVFYTVLDRLDDHLSTPDFERPSLLEREGYGWMERVEYRDLPGASAADRYYERAGALTCLAYALNFTDCHYENLLIDGEVPTLLDGETVFHPHVDSEAKPFETEASAVVDRSVLLSVLLPFSTGDPREARGGRFADKVAGLGSDSEETPLPGLSRPTIEAVNTDVMSVEMESVTVDPSTNTASVDGEDLPPEDHADALIRGFEETYETIRELHDEGRFLSEVVPHELVEEVETRLLYRSTGRYAETLRSAAAWNPLRDGARLSVEFEKLAVPFFDGTIESDRLWPLYARERRSLRNLDVPRFASRADDRALFHRGERLDVTADETGYRFARQRLDAMDDSDLRRQTWLVRQALGESTTAEGPPPSGIDASDDRFRREAVELFDDVLDASVEVNGNDAWTSIVPESGLNLYSADRSLFWGTGGIALTAAALHEETGDERYRQLVDETLAPTVEAVTEGTVSADHGGFQGIGSVVYVLSVVADLLDDDRYREAALAAAETVTDEPIADADSLDVVDGIAGTLLGLLAYHERFGGSGDGAVLEWAADCGDRLLDARTEVEGHRVWETTEDEVPYTGFAHGSSGIAYALARLAAATDESRYAEAAREALDFESELYSPDQANWPRFAGVEDYQDRWCHGRAGMALARIGIGTHLGDDALLAEASDALAETGTAEPSNLDNLCCGNFGRTEALLVGARRADCDEALAPELANRCLARRERDGALSLPGHHREFVNPTFFDGASGPAYALLRLRNPEELPCVLLLE; translated from the coding sequence ATGAGTTCGGTATTCACCGAAGAACAGCGACGCGAAATCGCCGGTCGTGCGAGGACGCTCGCGGAACGGCTCGACGGCCCGGCCAACAGTTCTGGGTCGTCGCCACCGATAGACCCCGAGAGCGTCCTTGACGAGTGGCGGTCCCAGTTTCCGGACGAGGAGTCGTTTCGTGCGCGGCTCGAACACGACGGATTGACCGAGGAGGCGGTGCGTGAACACATCGCCGCGACCCGCTGGCCCGCCGACGAGGCGCTTCCGGAGTGGCTGGACACCGTTTCGGCGCTGGTTCGACACGTCCAGACGAAGGGGCCCGACCGGTGGGAGTCCGTCGAGACGCCCGACGAGATGCCGTTTCGGGAACTGCTCGCCGCGGTCGCTAGCTTCGCTTGCGAGCGGCTGTCCGATGCGGTCGTTCCGACGGCCGCCACGTCGTCGCTGGAAGCACAACTGGTCGAGAGACTCGAAACCCGCTGTGTTCGGGCGATGTACGTCGAGTTCAAGAGCTTCGTCGAGGTCCACGACGCCGAGTTGGCGGCGACGAGTTTCGACTCGCTCACCGAGTACCCCACGGAGTACTACGAGCAGTTCGTCGCGGCGATGTTCGACGGCGGCTTCCGAAACCTCTGTCTGGAGTATCCGGTACTCGCGCGGCAGTTGGCGACGTTGCTCGACAACTGGCGGAGCGCGGTCGAGGAGCTGTGTCGACGTCTGCGCGACGACCGCGACGCGCTTCGCCAGCGATTCGACCTCGCCGGAGACGTGACTGACCTCGACCCGCTGACCACGGACACCCACGCAGGGGGTCGCGTGCCGGTTCTGGTCTCCTTCGAGGAGGGGTCGGTCGTCTACAAACCCCGGCCGGTCGGGGGTGAAAGCGTGTTCTACACCGTCCTCGACAGACTGGACGACCACCTCTCGACGCCGGACTTCGAGAGGCCGTCGCTCCTCGAACGTGAGGGGTACGGCTGGATGGAGCGAGTCGAGTACCGCGACCTCCCCGGAGCGTCCGCGGCCGACCGCTACTACGAGCGGGCCGGAGCCCTGACGTGCCTCGCCTACGCGCTCAACTTCACCGACTGTCACTACGAGAATCTGCTCATCGACGGAGAGGTCCCGACGTTGCTCGACGGCGAGACGGTGTTTCACCCACACGTCGATTCGGAGGCCAAGCCCTTCGAGACCGAAGCCAGCGCCGTGGTGGACCGGTCGGTCCTGCTGTCGGTGCTGTTGCCCTTCTCGACCGGCGACCCTCGGGAAGCACGCGGTGGACGGTTCGCGGACAAGGTCGCAGGGCTGGGAAGCGATAGCGAGGAGACGCCCCTCCCAGGGTTGTCCCGACCGACCATCGAGGCCGTCAACACGGACGTGATGAGCGTCGAGATGGAGTCTGTCACGGTCGATCCGAGTACCAACACGGCGTCCGTGGACGGCGAGGACCTTCCACCGGAGGACCACGCCGACGCCTTGATTCGCGGGTTCGAGGAGACTTACGAGACGATACGCGAACTCCACGACGAGGGGAGATTCCTGTCGGAGGTCGTTCCCCACGAACTGGTCGAGGAGGTCGAGACGCGACTGCTGTACCGCTCGACGGGCCGGTACGCCGAGACTCTCCGGTCGGCCGCCGCTTGGAATCCGCTCCGGGACGGCGCTCGCCTCTCGGTCGAATTCGAGAAACTCGCGGTACCCTTCTTCGACGGGACCATCGAGTCGGACCGGCTCTGGCCGCTGTACGCCCGCGAACGTCGGTCGCTCCGGAATCTCGACGTGCCGCGGTTCGCGTCGCGCGCCGACGACCGGGCGCTGTTCCACCGCGGCGAGCGACTGGACGTGACCGCGGACGAGACGGGCTACCGATTCGCCCGCCAGCGACTCGACGCGATGGACGACTCCGACCTGCGACGCCAGACGTGGCTGGTTCGGCAGGCGCTGGGCGAATCCACGACCGCCGAGGGACCGCCGCCGTCCGGTATCGACGCCTCGGACGACCGGTTCCGGCGGGAAGCGGTCGAACTGTTCGACGATGTCCTCGACGCGTCGGTCGAGGTCAACGGGAACGACGCTTGGACATCCATCGTTCCCGAGTCCGGCCTCAATCTCTACTCGGCGGACCGCTCGCTCTTTTGGGGTACGGGCGGCATCGCGCTGACGGCGGCGGCGCTCCACGAGGAGACCGGCGACGAACGCTACCGCCAACTCGTTGACGAGACGCTCGCTCCGACCGTCGAGGCGGTCACCGAGGGAACCGTGTCCGCCGACCACGGCGGGTTCCAAGGAATCGGCTCGGTCGTCTACGTCCTCTCGGTCGTCGCCGACCTCCTCGACGACGACCGGTACCGGGAGGCCGCGCTGGCCGCGGCCGAAACCGTGACAGACGAACCGATAGCCGACGCCGACTCGCTGGACGTGGTGGACGGGATTGCGGGGACCCTGCTCGGCCTGCTCGCGTACCACGAGCGGTTCGGTGGCTCAGGCGACGGTGCGGTTCTTGAGTGGGCCGCAGACTGCGGCGACCGACTGCTCGACGCCCGAACCGAGGTCGAGGGGCACCGCGTCTGGGAGACGACCGAGGACGAGGTTCCGTACACCGGCTTCGCGCACGGTTCCAGCGGAATCGCCTACGCGCTGGCTCGGCTCGCCGCGGCGACCGACGAGTCCCGGTACGCCGAGGCGGCGCGCGAGGCGCTCGACTTCGAGTCGGAGTTGTACTCGCCGGACCAAGCCAACTGGCCGCGGTTCGCCGGAGTAGAGGACTATCAGGACCGGTGGTGCCACGGACGGGCCGGAATGGCGCTCGCCCGAATCGGTATCGGAACTCACCTCGGTGACGACGCACTGCTCGCCGAGGCCAGCGACGCGCTGGCCGAAACCGGGACCGCCGAACCGTCGAACCTCGACAACCTCTGTTGCGGGAACTTCGGCCGTACCGAGGCTCTGCTGGTCGGCGCGCGGCGCGCCGACTGCGACGAGGCGCTCGCGCCGGAACTAGCGAATCGGTGTCTCGCTCGCCGGGAGCGTGACGGCGCTCTCTCGCTTCCCGGACACCACCGCGAGTTCGTGAACCCGACGTTCTTCGATGGGGCCTCCGGTCCGGCGTACGCCCTCCTCCGACTGCGGAACCCCGAGGAGTTACCCTGCGTCCTTCTGCTCGAATGA